One genomic segment of Arthrobacter sp. zg-Y1110 includes these proteins:
- a CDS encoding alpha-ketoglutarate-dependent dioxygenase AlkB, with protein sequence MSNSLFPRERSEPAVGAVHVPGWLPPEKQQRIVQACRQWAIGPVPMRAAVLPGGHTMSVQTVCLGWHWQPYKYTRTADDVGGGRVADLPDWLVELGRDALREAYRQPDGGYARDDFRPENYTPDTALINYYAEGAHMGMHQDKDEKSSAPVVSISIGDTCVFRFGNTETRTRPYTDLELESGDLFVFGGPSRFAYHGVPRTLAGTADPASGLPAGRINITLRMTGLS encoded by the coding sequence ATGAGCAACTCCCTCTTTCCCCGCGAACGCTCCGAACCCGCCGTCGGCGCCGTCCATGTGCCGGGCTGGCTGCCGCCGGAGAAACAGCAGCGCATTGTCCAGGCCTGCCGTCAGTGGGCCATCGGGCCGGTACCCATGCGCGCCGCCGTCCTCCCCGGCGGGCACACCATGTCCGTGCAGACCGTATGCCTGGGCTGGCACTGGCAGCCCTACAAGTACACGCGGACGGCCGACGACGTCGGGGGCGGCCGCGTCGCCGACCTGCCGGACTGGCTGGTCGAGTTGGGCCGCGATGCCCTCCGCGAGGCCTATCGGCAACCCGACGGCGGTTACGCCCGCGACGATTTCCGGCCGGAGAACTACACCCCCGATACGGCGCTGATCAACTACTACGCCGAGGGCGCCCACATGGGCATGCACCAGGACAAGGACGAGAAATCCAGCGCCCCGGTGGTATCCATCAGCATCGGGGACACCTGCGTTTTCCGGTTCGGCAACACTGAAACGCGGACCCGGCCCTACACCGACTTGGAGCTGGAATCAGGAGACCTGTTTGTCTTCGGCGGTCCCTCCCGGTTCGCCTACCACGGCGTTCCGCGGACCCTGGCAGGCACGGCGGACCCCGCATCCGGCCTGCCCGCGGGGCGGATCAATATCACGCTGCGCATGACCGGACTGTCATGA
- a CDS encoding DUF1304 domain-containing protein, producing MLIAAAIFAVVAAAVAFYLFMLESLRWAEPETAEIFQLRGTNAAATAQLAYNLGFYNLFLAVGAGLGVVLLVAGNAVAGLTLMTFTTACMLLAAVVLVLSDRRMGRLSLVQGGPAAFSLVFSLLGT from the coding sequence GTGCTGATTGCCGCCGCGATTTTTGCCGTAGTAGCCGCCGCCGTGGCGTTCTACTTATTTATGCTCGAATCCCTGCGCTGGGCCGAGCCGGAAACCGCGGAGATCTTTCAGCTGCGGGGAACCAATGCCGCCGCCACCGCACAACTGGCCTACAACCTGGGGTTCTACAACCTGTTCCTGGCGGTGGGCGCAGGACTGGGCGTGGTCCTGCTTGTCGCCGGTAATGCCGTGGCCGGTCTGACGCTGATGACCTTCACCACTGCCTGCATGCTGCTCGCTGCGGTGGTCCTGGTGCTCAGCGACAGGAGAATGGGCAGGCTGTCCCTGGTGCAGGGCGGGCCGGCGGCGTTCTCCCTCGTCTTTTCGCTGCTCGGGACCTGA
- a CDS encoding mannitol dehydrogenase family protein, with protein sequence MTKLSDESLPHLPQFIARPGYDRSRLSTGIVHFGVGGFHRAHQAMYLDRLMNQGKALDWAICGVGVLPSDAAMKTVMDSQDCLYTLVLKHPDGALEARVIGSIAEYLFAPENPEAVIEKMASPATRIVSLTITEGGYNISDTTGQFDPRNAGVAADLQPGAVPSSVFGLVVEALRRRRDRGVAPFAVMSCDNVPGNGEVARKAFGEFARLRDPELGKWVQEAVSFPSSMVDRITPATTDADRTLLSAEFGVEDAWPVVAEDFEQWALEDAFPQGRPPWEDAGVSMATDVEPFERMKLRLLNCGHQGLAYLGYLSGYRYVHEAARDPQLAQFLLDYMDKEATPTLLPVPGVDLTAYKKRLLQRFGNEHVRDTLARLCAESSDRIPKWLVPVVRENVAAGGEVSRSAAIIAAWARYAEGVDEAGEPIRVVDNRRDEVMAVAARNREDPLAFISQQQFFADLASDARFTEAYLSALGTLHASGAAAAVAALVDKA encoded by the coding sequence ATGACCAAGCTCAGTGACGAGTCCCTGCCCCATCTCCCGCAGTTCATTGCCCGGCCCGGCTATGACCGCTCCCGGCTCAGCACCGGCATCGTGCATTTCGGTGTCGGAGGATTCCACCGGGCACATCAGGCGATGTACCTGGACCGCCTGATGAACCAGGGCAAAGCCCTGGACTGGGCCATCTGCGGAGTGGGTGTGCTGCCCTCCGACGCCGCCATGAAAACCGTGATGGACAGCCAGGACTGCCTGTACACCCTGGTCCTGAAGCACCCCGACGGGGCCCTGGAAGCCCGCGTGATCGGCTCGATTGCCGAGTACCTTTTCGCACCCGAAAATCCCGAAGCGGTCATTGAAAAAATGGCATCCCCGGCCACGCGCATCGTTTCCCTCACCATTACCGAGGGCGGCTACAACATCAGCGACACCACGGGACAATTCGATCCCCGGAATGCCGGCGTAGCGGCGGACCTGCAGCCCGGTGCGGTGCCCTCGAGCGTCTTCGGCCTGGTTGTCGAGGCACTGCGCCGCCGGCGTGACCGAGGGGTGGCACCGTTCGCGGTGATGTCCTGCGACAACGTCCCGGGCAACGGCGAAGTGGCCCGAAAGGCCTTCGGGGAGTTCGCCCGGCTGCGGGACCCGGAACTGGGCAAATGGGTGCAGGAGGCTGTTTCCTTCCCCTCCTCGATGGTGGACCGGATCACTCCGGCGACCACCGATGCCGACCGCACGCTGCTGTCGGCAGAGTTCGGAGTCGAGGACGCATGGCCCGTGGTGGCCGAAGACTTCGAGCAGTGGGCCCTCGAGGACGCGTTCCCGCAGGGCAGGCCCCCGTGGGAAGACGCCGGTGTGAGCATGGCGACGGATGTGGAGCCGTTCGAGCGGATGAAGCTCCGCCTGCTGAACTGCGGTCACCAGGGCCTGGCCTATTTGGGCTACCTCTCGGGCTACCGATATGTGCATGAAGCAGCTCGTGACCCGCAGCTGGCACAGTTCCTGCTGGACTACATGGATAAAGAAGCTACCCCCACCCTGCTTCCGGTTCCGGGGGTGGACCTGACGGCCTACAAGAAACGGCTGCTGCAGCGTTTCGGCAATGAACACGTCCGGGACACCCTCGCCCGCCTGTGCGCCGAAAGCTCGGACCGCATTCCGAAATGGCTGGTTCCGGTGGTCCGCGAGAACGTGGCTGCCGGCGGCGAAGTCTCCCGTTCCGCTGCGATCATTGCCGCCTGGGCACGTTACGCCGAGGGTGTGGATGAGGCAGGCGAGCCCATACGCGTTGTGGACAACCGGCGGGACGAGGTAATGGCCGTAGCCGCCCGGAACCGGGAGGATCCGCTGGCCTTTATTTCACAGCAGCAGTTCTTCGCCGACCTGGCCTCCGATGCCCGGTTCACGGAAGCGTACCTATCCGCTCTGGGCACCCTGCACGCCAGCGGAGCCGCCGCTGCCGTCGCCGCGCTGGTGGACAAGGCCTGA
- a CDS encoding LPXTG cell wall anchor domain-containing protein, with amino-acid sequence MQENSRNISARLGAVSAVALLTVSGAFIASPAMAGEMPSPEPSETTTPSPDPSETTTPTPTPTPSVTTTAAPDPTGTATPTPTGTATATPTETAPAALAAPTVNLKNGDVVKTSQRITGTAPGATSVELTANGVVQTIPVAADGTWSVLAPTVVAVDGEPLTLSIVAINGDARSAATTVTVALEDAPLPAPAVTTPTRVVDSLKVLTGNGVPGATVTITINGDVAAPITGVVTVGENGIWELTLETPLGYGEYDLTLVQSQEGKESSETINDFIDVVPAAPVVTTPGNGAEIPVNKLPAAITGTAVPGADVELVVDFDLDGEADVDELAIQATVADASGNWSVPLTPLAEGAHNIVAIQAVGDAVSDFSDTSFVVTAAVVDPPVTVNPVPAGNPGAGGLPDTGAANLGLLAGGGAALLTAGGAALLFNRRRNAASES; translated from the coding sequence ATGCAGGAAAATTCACGCAATATTTCGGCACGGCTCGGCGCCGTTAGCGCCGTCGCGCTTTTGACGGTCAGCGGTGCATTCATTGCCAGCCCCGCGATGGCCGGAGAGATGCCGTCTCCGGAGCCCAGCGAGACCACCACGCCGTCTCCGGATCCCAGCGAGACCACCACGCCGACTCCGACGCCGACTCCTTCGGTCACCACCACGGCGGCTCCGGATCCCACCGGTACGGCAACCCCGACGCCCACGGGCACCGCCACCGCGACGCCCACCGAGACCGCACCCGCGGCCTTGGCAGCGCCCACCGTTAACCTCAAAAACGGTGATGTCGTCAAGACGAGCCAGCGCATCACGGGAACGGCTCCGGGGGCAACCTCCGTGGAGTTGACCGCCAATGGAGTGGTGCAGACCATCCCGGTAGCGGCAGATGGCACGTGGAGTGTCCTCGCGCCCACCGTCGTCGCGGTGGACGGGGAGCCGCTGACCCTTTCGATAGTTGCCATCAACGGCGACGCCAGGTCAGCTGCCACCACTGTCACAGTGGCCCTTGAAGATGCTCCGCTGCCGGCTCCGGCTGTCACCACCCCGACCCGCGTCGTGGACTCCCTGAAGGTTCTCACCGGTAACGGCGTCCCGGGGGCCACCGTCACGATCACGATCAACGGGGACGTAGCAGCACCGATTACCGGCGTCGTCACAGTCGGCGAAAACGGCATCTGGGAGCTGACCCTCGAGACGCCGCTGGGCTACGGAGAGTATGACCTGACCCTCGTGCAGTCGCAGGAGGGCAAGGAAAGCTCCGAGACAATCAACGACTTCATCGATGTGGTCCCCGCCGCTCCGGTGGTCACCACCCCGGGCAACGGTGCCGAAATCCCCGTCAACAAGCTGCCGGCAGCAATCACCGGTACCGCGGTGCCCGGTGCGGACGTCGAGCTCGTCGTCGACTTCGATCTCGACGGTGAGGCGGATGTGGATGAACTCGCGATCCAGGCAACCGTCGCCGATGCCAGCGGCAACTGGTCCGTCCCGTTGACTCCTTTGGCTGAGGGCGCCCACAACATTGTTGCCATCCAGGCCGTCGGAGATGCTGTTTCCGATTTCTCCGACACCAGCTTCGTCGTTACGGCTGCAGTTGTTGACCCGCCCGTCACCGTCAATCCCGTTCCGGCCGGAAACCCGGGAGCGGGCGGACTGCCCGACACCGGTGCAGCAAACCTGGGCCTGCTGGCCGGAGGCGGAGCAGCCCTGCTCACCGCCGGTGGTGCAGCCCTGCTGTTCAACCGCCGCCGCAACGCGGCTTCTGAGTCCTAG
- a CDS encoding AlkA N-terminal domain-containing protein has protein sequence MTEAAALAGRQRRPLRHRGPFAWEPLASALQAHAVPGLERVTRTEDGATVERLLAGASAPLAVAVSLGDAGVVLDLPALPAAEEAALITTVRTWLDLDADPGVVDPFLSRFELLEPLVNRHPGLRVPGSADGFETGVQTVLGQQVSLAAARTFGARLVAAFGDPGPNGLFAFPTAERLAAVPAAEIQSAVRITHARARTLSALAEAVAGGLPLRPGAEPAAVRTGLLALPGIGPWTADYLAVRVLGDRDAYPADDLVLKRALGVGSGREAALLSQPWRPWRSYALFHLWTRAAYAVPAPAAR, from the coding sequence ATGACCGAGGCTGCGGCTTTGGCAGGCAGGCAGCGGCGTCCGCTCCGGCACCGCGGCCCCTTCGCCTGGGAACCGCTCGCCAGTGCGCTGCAGGCGCACGCCGTGCCCGGCCTGGAGCGGGTCACCCGGACGGAGGACGGCGCTACGGTCGAGCGGTTGCTGGCGGGAGCTTCGGCACCCCTCGCCGTGGCAGTGTCCCTGGGGGACGCCGGAGTAGTCCTCGACCTGCCCGCGCTGCCCGCAGCGGAGGAAGCCGCCCTGATAACAACGGTCCGGACCTGGCTGGACCTGGACGCCGATCCGGGCGTAGTGGACCCGTTCCTCTCCCGATTCGAGCTGCTGGAACCCCTGGTGAACCGGCACCCCGGCCTGCGGGTGCCCGGCTCCGCGGACGGCTTTGAAACCGGCGTCCAGACTGTCCTCGGGCAGCAGGTATCCCTCGCGGCCGCCCGGACCTTCGGTGCCCGGCTGGTTGCGGCGTTCGGGGATCCCGGGCCGAACGGGTTGTTTGCTTTCCCGACGGCGGAGCGGCTGGCAGCGGTGCCGGCCGCCGAGATCCAATCCGCGGTCCGGATCACCCATGCCCGTGCCCGGACTTTGTCTGCGCTGGCCGAAGCCGTGGCCGGTGGCCTGCCGCTGCGCCCGGGGGCGGAGCCGGCGGCTGTGCGCACCGGCCTGCTGGCCCTGCCCGGGATCGGACCGTGGACAGCGGACTACCTGGCTGTGCGGGTGCTGGGGGACCGTGATGCCTACCCGGCCGATGACTTGGTGTTGAAACGCGCCCTCGGGGTGGGAAGCGGGCGGGAGGCAGCCTTGCTGTCGCAGCCCTGGCGTCCGTGGCGCTCCTACGCCCTGTTCCACCTCTGGACCCGGGCAGCCTACGCGGTGCCGGCCCCCGCTGCGCGGTAG
- a CDS encoding RNA polymerase sigma factor, whose amino-acid sequence MEVKPFEQIVREHGPAVLRVCRAVLGPDDAEDAWSETFLAALGAYPDLPDGANVQAWLVTIAKRKAVDQHRSAARNPVPVDDVPEPVRAPQADTDGLWWALKTLPVRQREALAYHHLAGLPYADVARLLGGSEAACRRSAADGIKKLRTLYEEDRHGIL is encoded by the coding sequence GTGGAAGTGAAACCCTTTGAGCAGATTGTCCGCGAGCACGGCCCGGCCGTGCTGCGCGTCTGCCGTGCCGTCCTGGGTCCGGACGACGCCGAAGACGCGTGGTCCGAAACGTTCCTCGCCGCCCTGGGCGCCTACCCGGACCTGCCCGACGGCGCGAACGTCCAGGCCTGGTTGGTGACCATAGCCAAGCGGAAGGCCGTGGATCAGCACCGTTCCGCCGCCCGCAACCCGGTTCCGGTGGACGACGTGCCCGAACCGGTGAGGGCACCGCAGGCCGACACGGACGGATTGTGGTGGGCCCTGAAAACCCTGCCGGTGCGCCAGCGCGAGGCGCTGGCCTACCACCACCTCGCCGGGCTCCCGTATGCCGACGTGGCCCGGCTGCTCGGCGGCAGCGAAGCAGCCTGCCGCCGCTCCGCAGCAGACGGCATCAAGAAACTACGAACCCTGTATGAGGAGGACCGCCATGGCATCCTTTGA
- a CDS encoding long-chain fatty acid--CoA ligase, with protein sequence MHNLAGILTDTVARFPERTALKLDETVVSYAALDAMSAKVAGLLASRGVEPGDRVALVMPNIPQMAFLYFGALRHGAVVVPMNPLLKAREVAYHLQDSGARIAFAWEGVAAEVSAGAEEAGGVEVVSVDSAAFLQLLAGADSRTEVAEVADQDTAVILYTSGTTGRPKGAALTHRNLLTNAYVAQSLLNTVETDVHFGGLPFFHVFGQTAALNSSVLSGASISLLPRFDAGKALEIIERDGVTIFEGVPTMYVGMLRHPAVRTTNLSSLRGAITGGSAMPLEILHEFEEVFGIELLEGYGLSETSPIVSFNVPGGDRRPGSIGKTVAGTEVRMLDPDGNDVPVGEVGELSVRGDGVMKGYWKNDDATAAAIPDGWFRTGDLARFDEDGNIYIVDRKKDIILRGGYNVYPREVEEVLYEHPAVAEAAVIGIPDPLHGEEIVAVVGLREEAVPADDAARDELIADIQQFTKDRLAAYKYPRRIELTDALPKGPTGKILKREIKVSAPLAAEAPGA encoded by the coding sequence ATGCACAACCTCGCCGGCATTCTGACTGACACGGTGGCGCGCTTTCCGGAGCGGACAGCCCTGAAGCTAGATGAAACCGTTGTCTCCTACGCGGCCCTCGACGCCATGAGCGCCAAGGTTGCCGGCCTCCTCGCCAGCCGGGGGGTGGAGCCCGGAGACCGCGTTGCGCTGGTGATGCCGAACATCCCGCAGATGGCGTTCCTGTACTTCGGCGCCCTGCGCCACGGCGCCGTCGTCGTTCCCATGAACCCGCTGCTGAAGGCCCGCGAGGTGGCCTACCACCTGCAGGACTCGGGTGCCCGGATTGCCTTCGCGTGGGAGGGCGTGGCCGCGGAAGTCTCCGCCGGGGCGGAAGAGGCCGGCGGAGTGGAGGTGGTCTCCGTGGATTCGGCCGCATTCCTGCAGTTGCTGGCCGGTGCGGACAGCCGCACCGAAGTGGCTGAAGTGGCTGACCAGGACACCGCGGTGATCCTCTACACCTCCGGAACCACGGGCCGGCCCAAGGGTGCCGCCCTCACGCACCGGAACCTCCTCACCAACGCCTATGTGGCCCAGTCCCTGCTGAACACGGTGGAGACGGATGTCCACTTCGGCGGCCTGCCCTTCTTCCACGTGTTCGGCCAGACCGCGGCCCTGAACTCGTCCGTCCTGTCCGGTGCGTCCATCAGCCTGCTGCCTCGTTTCGATGCGGGCAAGGCCCTGGAGATCATCGAGCGCGACGGCGTGACCATCTTCGAAGGCGTGCCCACCATGTACGTGGGCATGCTGCGCCACCCGGCGGTCAGGACCACCAATCTGTCATCCCTGCGCGGCGCCATCACCGGTGGTTCCGCCATGCCGCTGGAAATCCTGCACGAGTTCGAGGAAGTTTTCGGCATTGAGCTGCTGGAGGGTTACGGCCTCTCGGAGACCTCGCCGATCGTCTCCTTCAACGTTCCCGGCGGCGACCGCCGGCCCGGCTCCATCGGTAAAACAGTGGCGGGGACGGAGGTCCGGATGCTGGACCCGGACGGCAACGACGTTCCGGTCGGCGAGGTCGGGGAGCTGTCCGTCCGCGGCGACGGCGTGATGAAGGGCTACTGGAAGAACGACGACGCCACGGCCGCTGCGATCCCGGACGGCTGGTTCCGGACCGGGGACCTGGCCCGTTTCGACGAGGACGGCAACATCTACATCGTGGACCGGAAGAAGGACATCATTCTGCGCGGCGGCTACAACGTCTATCCCCGTGAGGTCGAAGAGGTCCTCTACGAACACCCGGCCGTGGCCGAAGCCGCGGTCATCGGCATCCCCGATCCTCTGCACGGCGAGGAAATCGTCGCGGTGGTGGGACTTCGTGAAGAAGCAGTGCCCGCTGACGACGCAGCACGGGACGAGCTGATCGCAGACATCCAGCAGTTCACCAAGGACCGGTTGGCCGCGTACAAGTATCCGCGCCGGATCGAGCTGACCGACGCGCTGCCCAAGGGACCCACGGGCAAAATCCTGAAGCGGGAAATCAAGGTTTCCGCACCCCTGGCGGCCGAAGCGCCCGGAGCATAG
- the pstS gene encoding phosphate ABC transporter substrate-binding protein PstS — protein MRPIRPARSLATVVLATLALTACGSDYPLGDAQREAAENSTSNLSGVLSGAGSSAQGPAMDSWIAGFGTLHPKVQLQYSPDGSGAGRSALLAGAVNFAGSDAYLQEEEIEDAKAVCGPEGALDIPAYISPIAVAFNLPGIESLNLDAVTIARMFRGEIEAWNDPAIAALNPGVQLPETRITPVSRADDSGTTENFTEYLHEVSPDAWPDAPSGTWPGGLQGENAQGSSGVVSTVTRTEGAVTYADDSVIDDSMGTANLLVGTEFVPISAEAASTAVEQSKRVPGRGEHDIALQLDRRTTAPGAYPLVLVSYQIYCSSYDDADLVERVRTFGQYVVSEEGQQTSAEAAKSAPIPDSLAEEAREALESITVRD, from the coding sequence TTGCGCCCAATCCGCCCCGCCCGTTCCCTGGCCACGGTGGTGCTGGCAACGCTTGCCCTGACCGCGTGTGGATCCGATTACCCCCTCGGCGACGCCCAGCGCGAGGCTGCCGAGAACAGCACCTCCAACCTCAGCGGAGTGCTGTCCGGGGCCGGATCGAGTGCCCAGGGCCCTGCAATGGACTCCTGGATCGCCGGTTTCGGGACGCTGCATCCCAAAGTCCAGCTCCAGTATTCGCCGGACGGCTCCGGTGCAGGGCGCAGCGCACTGCTGGCCGGTGCGGTGAACTTCGCCGGGTCCGACGCCTATCTGCAGGAAGAAGAGATCGAGGACGCCAAGGCGGTCTGCGGGCCGGAGGGCGCCCTGGACATTCCCGCCTACATTTCCCCGATTGCCGTGGCCTTCAACCTCCCCGGCATCGAGTCGCTGAACCTGGACGCCGTCACCATTGCCCGGATGTTCCGCGGCGAGATTGAAGCCTGGAATGATCCGGCCATCGCTGCACTCAACCCGGGCGTCCAGCTGCCTGAAACCCGGATCACCCCCGTCAGCCGAGCGGATGACTCGGGTACCACGGAGAACTTCACCGAGTACCTGCACGAAGTGTCGCCCGATGCCTGGCCGGATGCACCGTCCGGAACCTGGCCGGGAGGGCTGCAGGGCGAAAATGCACAGGGAAGCTCCGGCGTCGTCAGTACGGTGACACGCACCGAGGGAGCCGTCACCTACGCCGACGACTCGGTGATCGACGATTCCATGGGCACCGCCAACCTGCTCGTCGGGACCGAATTCGTGCCGATCAGCGCCGAAGCGGCGAGCACCGCCGTCGAACAGTCCAAGCGCGTCCCCGGCCGCGGGGAGCATGACATTGCGCTCCAGCTGGACCGGCGGACCACAGCGCCCGGGGCCTACCCGCTGGTGCTGGTTTCCTACCAGATCTACTGCAGTTCCTATGACGACGCCGACCTCGTCGAGCGGGTGCGGACCTTCGGCCAGTATGTGGTGAGCGAGGAGGGACAGCAGACATCCGCGGAGGCAGCGAAGAGCGCCCCCATCCCCGATTCCCTGGCCGAAGAGGCCCGCGAGGCGCTGGAATCGATCACCGTCCGCGACTAG
- a CDS encoding DMT family transporter, with protein sequence MARARTKGSQTALRPGAAGILVALASSAVFGLSGSFAKALLETGWSPTGAVAVRMLGAALVLAVPTAFVLRGRWSQVRSNWRTIVLFGFIGVAGCQFFYFNAVERLSVGVALLLEFLAPVLMVLWIWAATRRRPGIRTVLGTVAAVAGLVLVLDLGGSTRIDPVGVLWGLAAAVCLASYFFITAKQNDSLPPLVLATGGMFVGGATMAALGLTGILSLNFSTTDVDLAGWRTAWWVPLIGLVLFSTVLAYVTGIIAARSLGSRVASFVSLTEVLFAVLWAWLLLSELPRPVQLAGGCLIVAGVVLVRSDEPAGLPGEAAADVEPYA encoded by the coding sequence ATGGCACGGGCGCGGACAAAAGGCAGCCAAACGGCACTGCGGCCGGGAGCTGCCGGGATTCTCGTGGCGCTGGCATCGTCGGCGGTGTTTGGATTGTCCGGATCCTTTGCGAAGGCGCTGCTGGAAACCGGTTGGAGCCCCACCGGCGCCGTTGCTGTCCGGATGCTCGGAGCGGCACTAGTCCTCGCGGTTCCTACTGCGTTCGTCCTGCGCGGACGCTGGAGCCAGGTTCGGAGCAATTGGCGCACCATCGTGCTGTTCGGGTTCATCGGGGTGGCCGGGTGCCAGTTCTTCTATTTCAATGCGGTGGAGCGCCTGTCCGTGGGAGTGGCCCTGTTGCTGGAGTTCCTGGCACCGGTGCTGATGGTGCTTTGGATTTGGGCTGCCACGCGACGCCGCCCCGGCATCCGCACGGTCCTCGGCACGGTGGCCGCCGTGGCGGGGCTGGTGCTGGTACTGGATTTGGGAGGCAGCACGCGCATTGACCCGGTGGGAGTGCTGTGGGGACTCGCCGCCGCGGTCTGCCTGGCGAGCTATTTCTTCATCACCGCCAAGCAGAACGATTCCCTCCCGCCGCTGGTGCTGGCCACGGGCGGCATGTTTGTGGGCGGTGCCACCATGGCCGCGTTGGGCCTCACGGGCATCCTTTCCCTAAATTTCAGCACCACGGATGTGGACCTGGCAGGGTGGCGGACCGCATGGTGGGTTCCGCTGATCGGCCTGGTGCTGTTTTCCACGGTGCTGGCCTACGTCACCGGGATCATTGCGGCTCGCTCCCTCGGCTCCCGGGTGGCTTCGTTCGTGTCCCTGACCGAGGTGCTGTTCGCCGTCCTGTGGGCGTGGCTGCTGCTTTCGGAGCTGCCACGCCCCGTCCAGCTGGCAGGCGGGTGCCTGATTGTTGCCGGCGTTGTGCTGGTTCGTTCCGACGAGCCGGCCGGACTGCCCGGGGAGGCAGCGGCCGACGTCGAGCCCTACGCCTAG
- a CDS encoding methylated-DNA--[protein]-cysteine S-methyltransferase: MASFETSGAGPSSAGLLDPDPREDAVLAALHSRLAAGAEFAGLLDVAYTVIDSPVGRLILAATDAGLVRVAFECEGVDTVLQDLSTRISPRILEAPERLARPAAQLREYFGGTRRSFDLDLDLRLTAGYRRTVVQTLQQIGYGHTSTYAGIAALTGNPGAVRAVGTACGRNPLPLVIPCHRVLRSDGTTGGYRGGPDAKKILLDLEAAA; encoded by the coding sequence ATGGCATCCTTTGAGACCTCCGGCGCCGGCCCCTCCAGTGCCGGCCTCCTGGACCCCGATCCCCGCGAGGACGCGGTCCTTGCCGCCCTGCATTCCCGCCTGGCCGCAGGAGCCGAGTTCGCCGGACTGCTGGACGTTGCCTACACCGTCATCGACAGTCCCGTGGGCCGGCTCATCCTTGCCGCCACCGACGCCGGCCTGGTCCGGGTCGCGTTCGAATGCGAAGGGGTGGACACCGTTCTGCAGGACCTCAGCACCCGGATCAGCCCGCGGATCCTCGAGGCTCCGGAGCGCCTGGCCCGTCCCGCCGCCCAACTCCGCGAGTACTTCGGCGGGACCCGGCGTAGCTTCGACCTGGACTTGGACCTGCGGCTTACCGCCGGATACCGGCGGACGGTGGTCCAGACGCTGCAGCAGATCGGTTACGGGCACACCTCCACGTATGCGGGCATAGCCGCACTGACCGGAAACCCCGGAGCCGTCCGGGCGGTGGGCACCGCCTGCGGCCGCAATCCGCTGCCCCTGGTCATCCCCTGCCACCGGGTCCTGCGCTCTGACGGGACCACCGGCGGCTACCGCGGCGGTCCCGACGCCAAGAAGATCCTCCTCGACCTGGAAGCCGCCGCATGA